One Streptococcus sp. DTU_2020_1001019_1_SI_AUS_MUR_006 DNA window includes the following coding sequences:
- the purR gene encoding pur operon repressor, giving the protein MKLRRSDRMVVISNYLINNPYKLTSLNTFAEKYESAKSSISEDIVIIKRAFEEIEIGHIQTVTGAGGGVIFTPSISTLESKTIIEELRDKLSESDRILPGGYIYLSDLLSTPAILKNIGRIIAKSFMDQKIDAVMTVATKGVPLANAVANVLNVPFVIVRRDLKITEGSTVSVNYVSGSSDRIEKMFLSKRSLKAGSRVLIVDDFLKGGGTINGMISLLSEFDSELAGVAVFADNAQEDREQQFDYKSLLRVTNIDVKNQQIAVEVGNIFDTEK; this is encoded by the coding sequence ATGAAATTAAGAAGAAGTGATCGGATGGTTGTCATTTCCAATTACTTGATTAACAATCCATACAAATTAACCAGTCTCAACACCTTTGCGGAAAAGTATGAATCTGCCAAATCGTCTATTTCTGAAGATATCGTCATCATTAAACGTGCTTTCGAAGAAATTGAAATCGGTCATATTCAAACGGTGACAGGTGCTGGTGGTGGTGTTATTTTTACACCATCGATCTCTACCCTTGAGTCTAAAACGATTATCGAAGAGCTTCGTGATAAACTTTCAGAGAGTGACCGCATTCTGCCAGGTGGCTACATTTATTTATCTGACCTATTGAGCACTCCAGCTATTTTGAAAAATATCGGTCGCATTATTGCTAAGAGCTTTATGGATCAGAAGATTGATGCCGTTATGACTGTTGCGACCAAAGGGGTTCCGCTTGCGAATGCGGTAGCAAATGTCCTCAACGTACCATTTGTCATTGTCCGTCGCGACTTGAAAATCACTGAAGGTTCAACTGTTAGTGTCAACTATGTTTCAGGTTCTAGTGACCGTATCGAAAAGATGTTCCTTTCAAAACGTAGCCTCAAAGCAGGAAGTCGTGTCTTGATCGTCGATGACTTCTTGAAGGGTGGAGGAACCATTAACGGGATGATTAGCCTCTTGTCTGAGTTTGATTCAGAGTTGGCTGGTGTAGCTGTCTTTGCTGATAATGCACAGGAAGACCGTGAACAACAGTTCGACTACAAGTCACTCTTGAGAGTCACGAACATTGATGTGAAGAACCAACAAATTGCTGTTGAAGTTGGAAATATCTTTGATACAGAAAAATAA
- the rsmA gene encoding 16S rRNA (adenine(1518)-N(6)/adenine(1519)-N(6))-dimethyltransferase RsmA encodes MRIADYSVTKAVLERHGFTFKKSFGQNFLTDTNILQKIVDTAEIDDQVNVIEIGPGIGALTEFLAERAAQVMAFEIDHRLVPILADTLRDFDNVTVVNEDILKVDLAQHIQNFKNPDLPIKVVANLPYYITTPILMHLIESGIPFSEFVVMMQKEVADRISAQPNTKAYGSLSIAVQYYMTAKVAFIVPRTVFVPAPNVDSAILKMVRRPEPAVAVEDENFFFKVSKASFTHRRKTLWNNLTGYFGKTEEIKDKLTKALDQAGLSPSIRGEALGLEEFASLADALKGQGL; translated from the coding sequence ATGAGAATTGCAGATTATAGCGTGACCAAGGCAGTGCTGGAGCGTCACGGTTTTACATTTAAAAAATCCTTCGGACAAAATTTCCTGACGGATACCAATATTCTTCAAAAAATCGTGGATACGGCTGAAATTGATGACCAGGTCAATGTTATCGAAATCGGGCCAGGTATTGGTGCCTTGACCGAGTTTCTGGCTGAGCGTGCAGCTCAAGTTATGGCCTTTGAGATTGACCACCGTTTAGTACCAATTTTGGCAGATACCCTGCGTGATTTTGATAATGTGACCGTAGTCAACGAGGATATTCTCAAGGTTGATTTGGCGCAACATATCCAGAATTTTAAAAATCCTGACCTGCCAATTAAGGTAGTAGCCAACTTGCCTTATTACATCACGACGCCTATTCTCATGCACTTGATTGAAAGTGGCATTCCGTTTAGTGAGTTTGTGGTCATGATGCAGAAAGAAGTGGCGGATCGCATTTCCGCTCAACCGAATACCAAGGCATACGGAAGTTTATCGATTGCAGTTCAGTATTACATGACAGCTAAGGTTGCCTTTATCGTGCCTCGTACAGTCTTTGTCCCAGCGCCAAATGTGGACTCAGCTATCCTGAAAATGGTACGCCGTCCAGAACCGGCGGTTGCGGTCGAAGATGAGAACTTCTTCTTTAAGGTTTCCAAGGCTAGTTTCACTCATCGTCGCAAGACCTTGTGGAACAACTTGACTGGTTACTTTGGGAAAACTGAGGAAATCAAGGATAAGCTGACCAAGGCTTTGGACCAGGCAGGCTTGTCACCAAGTATACGTGGTGAAGCTCTTGGCTTAGAAGAATTTGCTAGTCTAGCAGATGCGCTTAAAGGACAAGGACTCTAA
- the rmuC gene encoding DNA recombination protein RmuC, whose amino-acid sequence MEIVLLLLLIANLAGLFLIWQRQDKQEQYLTKSLEDQADNLSDQLDYRFEQARQASQIDQKNLEVAVSDRLQEVRIELHQGLTQVRQEMNENLLQTRDKTDQRLQALQESNEQRLEQMRQTVEEKLEKTLQTRLQASFETVSKQLESVNRGLGEMQTVARDVGALNKVLSGTKTRGILGELQLGQIIEDIMTPAQYEREFATVENSSERVEYAIKLPGQGDQEYVYLPIDSKFPLADYYRLEEAYEAGDKEEIEHCRKSLLASVKRFAKDIKSKYLAPPRTTNFGVLFVPTEGLYSEIVRNPAFFDELRREEQIIVAGPSTLSALLNSLSVGFKTLNIQKSADHISKTLASVKTEFGKFGGILVKAQKHLQHASGNIDDLLNRRTTAIERTLRHIELSEGEPALDLLQFQEDEEEYED is encoded by the coding sequence ATGGAGATTGTATTACTACTGTTATTAATTGCTAACCTAGCCGGGCTTTTTCTGATTTGGCAAAGGCAGGACAAGCAGGAGCAATATTTGACCAAGAGTTTAGAAGATCAGGCAGATAATCTCTCAGACCAGCTGGATTATCGCTTTGAACAAGCTCGACAAGCTAGTCAGATTGATCAAAAAAATCTTGAAGTGGCTGTCAGTGATCGCTTGCAGGAAGTGCGTATCGAATTGCATCAGGGTCTGACTCAGGTTCGACAGGAGATGAATGAAAACCTCCTCCAAACAAGAGATAAGACTGACCAACGCCTTCAGGCCTTGCAGGAATCAAATGAGCAACGTTTGGAACAGATGCGCCAAACGGTTGAGGAAAAGCTAGAAAAGACCTTGCAGACACGCTTGCAGGCCTCTTTTGAGACAGTTTCCAAGCAACTGGAATCTGTCAACCGAGGACTTGGAGAAATGCAGACGGTGGCGCGAGATGTCGGTGCGCTTAATAAAGTCCTTTCTGGAACTAAAACGCGAGGAATTCTAGGAGAATTACAACTGGGACAGATTATCGAAGATATCATGACACCTGCCCAGTATGAACGAGAATTTGCAACAGTTGAAAACTCTAGTGAACGTGTGGAATACGCCATCAAGTTACCTGGACAAGGTGACCAGGAATATGTCTATCTACCGATTGATTCTAAGTTTCCACTGGCAGATTATTACCGTCTGGAAGAAGCTTATGAAGCAGGTGATAAGGAAGAGATTGAGCATTGTCGTAAGTCTCTCCTAGCAAGTGTTAAACGTTTTGCTAAAGATATCAAGAGCAAGTATCTGGCACCGCCACGGACAACCAATTTTGGAGTCTTGTTTGTTCCGACAGAAGGACTCTATTCGGAAATTGTTCGCAATCCTGCTTTCTTTGATGAGTTGAGACGGGAGGAGCAGATTATCGTTGCAGGACCAAGTACCTTGTCAGCCCTCCTAAACTCCCTATCGGTTGGTTTCAAGACCCTTAATATCCAAAAGAGTGCGGACCATATCAGTAAAACCCTTGCTAGTGTCAAAACCGAATTTGGCAAGTTTGGTGGTATTTTGGTTAAAGCGCAAAAACACCTCCAACATGCCTCTGGCAATATTGATGATTTATTAAACCGTCGTACTACAGCTATCGAGCGAACGCTTCGTCACATTGAGTTATCAGAAGGTGAGCCTGCGCTTGATTTGCTCCAATTCCAAGAAGATGAGGAAGAATATGAAGATTAG
- a CDS encoding TatD family hydrolase, whose product MIFDTHTHLNVEEFSGREAEEIALAAEMGVTRMNIVGFDKPTIERALELVEEYDQLYATIGWHPTEAGTYIEDVEKYLLDKLKHPKVVALGEIGMDYHWMTAPKEVQEKVFRRQIQLSKELDLPFVVHTRDALEDTYEIIKSEGVGPRGGIMHSFSGSLEWAERFVELGMTISFSGVVTFKKATDIQEAAKELPLDKILVETDAPYLAPVPKRGRENKTAYTRYVVDFIADLRGMTTEELAAATSANAERIFGLERKS is encoded by the coding sequence ATGATTTTTGATACACATACCCACTTGAATGTGGAAGAATTTTCAGGAAGAGAAGCAGAAGAAATAGCCTTAGCAGCTGAAATGGGTGTGACTCGGATGAATATTGTTGGTTTTGACAAACCAACCATTGAACGTGCCTTGGAATTGGTGGAAGAATATGACCAACTTTATGCGACGATTGGTTGGCATCCGACGGAAGCAGGGACTTATATAGAAGACGTTGAGAAATACCTGTTGGACAAGCTCAAACATCCTAAAGTGGTAGCCTTGGGTGAGATTGGAATGGACTATCACTGGATGACAGCGCCTAAAGAAGTTCAAGAGAAGGTTTTCCGTCGTCAGATTCAGCTATCAAAGGAATTGGACTTACCTTTTGTAGTTCACACTCGTGATGCGCTCGAAGATACCTATGAAATTATCAAAAGTGAGGGAGTCGGTCCCCGTGGTGGCATCATGCACTCCTTCTCAGGTTCTCTGGAATGGGCTGAAAGGTTTGTGGAGTTAGGTATGACCATTTCCTTTTCTGGAGTGGTGACCTTTAAAAAAGCGACAGACATTCAAGAGGCGGCCAAAGAATTGCCTTTGGATAAGATTTTGGTAGAGACTGATGCCCCTTACTTGGCACCCGTTCCCAAACGTGGTCGCGAAAACAAGACAGCATACACGCGCTATGTAGTGGACTTTATTGCAGATTTGCGTGGCATGACAACAGAAGAATTAGCTGCTGCGACAAGTGCAAATGCAGAACGAATTTTTGGACTGGAACGTAAATCATGA
- the rsgA gene encoding ribosome small subunit-dependent GTPase A, whose protein sequence is MQGQIIKALAGFYYVESEDQVYQTRARGNFRKKGHTPYVGDWVDFSAEENSEGYILKIHERKNSLVRPPIVNIDQAVVIMSVKEPDFNSNLLDRFLVLLEHKGIHPIVYISKMDLLEDRGELDFYEQTYGDIGYDFVTSKEGLLPLLTGKVTVFMGQTGVGKSTLLNKIAPDLNLETGEISDSLGRGRHTTRAVSFYNLNGGKIADTPGFSSLDYEVTTAEDLNQAFPEIASVSRDCKFRTCTHTHEPSCAVKPAVEEGIIATFRFDNYLQFLSEIENRRETYKKVSKKIPK, encoded by the coding sequence ATGCAGGGACAAATCATTAAAGCCTTGGCTGGCTTCTACTATGTGGAGAGTGAGGACCAGGTTTATCAAACACGCGCTCGTGGGAATTTTCGAAAAAAAGGCCATACGCCCTATGTTGGAGATTGGGTAGATTTTTCTGCGGAGGAAAATTCCGAGGGTTATATCCTCAAGATTCACGAACGAAAAAATAGTCTGGTTCGTCCACCCATTGTCAATATTGACCAAGCCGTTGTCATTATGTCCGTTAAAGAACCTGACTTTAATAGCAACTTGCTGGATCGCTTCTTGGTTCTTTTAGAGCACAAGGGCATTCATCCCATCGTCTATATTTCCAAAATGGATTTGTTGGAAGATAGAGGAGAACTGGATTTTTATGAACAGACTTATGGTGATATCGGCTACGACTTTGTGACCAGTAAAGAGGGACTCCTTCCTTTGTTAACAGGCAAGGTTACAGTCTTTATGGGGCAAACAGGTGTTGGGAAGTCAACCCTTCTTAATAAAATTGCACCTGACCTCAATCTCGAAACAGGAGAAATCTCAGACAGTCTGGGTCGTGGTCGCCATACTACTCGAGCTGTTAGTTTTTACAATCTCAATGGTGGGAAAATCGCAGACACGCCAGGATTTTCATCGCTGGATTATGAAGTGACAACAGCAGAAGACCTTAATCAGGCCTTTCCAGAAATTGCTTCTGTTAGCCGAGACTGCAAGTTCCGTACTTGTACTCATACCCATGAGCCATCTTGCGCAGTCAAACCAGCAGTAGAAGAGGGGATTATTGCTACCTTCCGTTTTGACAACTATTTGCAATTCCTCAGTGAGATTGAAAATCGTAGAGAAACCTATAAAAAAGTCAGCAAAAAAATACCAAAATAA
- a CDS encoding SseB family protein, which translates to MGIFDFLKKTETAEATEISEAQKEREESKNNACIGVLDLFPMKEKNQLLIVGSLEGTLKVGEQLQFCNPDQGMEALGSVEVKKLSSQNKDADSLTDEVLAHLVVDRLSSLDKLKKGSVIFSSGVEEEQKLSSYSDALYRAFVAIQEGQLTNEDYLAASLDDSVEILRLFLWKCRQNQEIESEESYQANTRKLERLAEIVKDKLLAADSVYAVYSEKTGEPYLFSTTYDRGEEGYLCTDPMIMLLTPSWYRQFQETIDSRPNSVVKLIENTEDKKGIENFLGTAFYLNGALGAIFNSKEVSISASALVQKPDFSDLPEIQVPVMNPDLVRWMLLMGQLDSPTTEDEEVIYKLYYKFFSEAMPKAKFLIPLDAASEFKGDSQEGNSFVLEKDSSFNIPVKEGKDGRNSVPVFTDWKRLRMVFDEKWNGMIEEAGGMIEVFDYAINPTEYYEAGAYVSLTAFKEMQKLGEELEGSAKD; encoded by the coding sequence ATGGGAATCTTTGATTTTTTAAAAAAGACAGAAACTGCAGAGGCAACTGAAATAAGTGAAGCACAGAAAGAAAGAGAAGAATCTAAAAACAATGCATGTATTGGAGTTCTAGATTTGTTCCCGATGAAGGAAAAGAATCAATTATTGATCGTTGGGAGTTTAGAAGGGACTCTCAAGGTTGGCGAACAGTTGCAATTTTGCAATCCTGACCAAGGAATGGAAGCTCTCGGCTCTGTAGAGGTTAAAAAGCTCAGCAGTCAAAACAAAGATGCCGATAGTCTTACTGATGAAGTTCTCGCGCATCTAGTGGTTGATAGGCTTTCTTCTTTGGATAAATTGAAAAAAGGAAGTGTGATCTTTAGTTCAGGTGTTGAGGAAGAGCAAAAATTATCAAGCTATTCAGATGCTCTGTATCGTGCTTTTGTAGCCATTCAAGAGGGTCAATTGACGAATGAAGACTATTTGGCAGCTAGTCTTGATGATAGCGTAGAGATTTTACGTCTCTTTTTATGGAAATGCCGTCAAAATCAGGAAATTGAAAGCGAAGAAAGCTATCAAGCCAACACTCGCAAGTTGGAACGTCTAGCGGAAATCGTCAAAGACAAGTTGTTAGCAGCAGATTCGGTTTATGCAGTTTATTCTGAAAAAACGGGCGAACCTTACCTTTTCTCCACGACCTATGACAGGGGCGAAGAAGGATATCTCTGTACGGATCCCATGATTATGCTTTTGACCCCATCTTGGTATCGCCAATTTCAGGAAACCATCGATAGTCGACCAAACTCAGTTGTAAAACTGATTGAAAATACGGAAGATAAAAAAGGGATTGAGAATTTCCTTGGGACAGCCTTTTACTTAAATGGTGCCTTGGGAGCAATCTTTAATTCCAAGGAAGTCAGCATCAGTGCTTCAGCCTTAGTCCAAAAACCAGATTTTTCTGATTTACCAGAAATACAAGTTCCTGTAATGAATCCTGACCTAGTAAGATGGATGTTGTTGATGGGACAATTGGATAGCCCGACGACAGAAGATGAAGAAGTAATTTATAAGCTCTATTATAAGTTCTTTTCAGAAGCTATGCCGAAAGCTAAATTCCTAATTCCTCTAGATGCGGCTTCGGAATTTAAGGGCGATAGTCAGGAAGGAAATTCCTTCGTTTTAGAAAAAGATTCTAGTTTCAACATTCCAGTTAAAGAAGGAAAAGATGGGCGAAATTCTGTGCCTGTATTTACTGATTGGAAACGTCTGCGAATGGTCTTTGATGAAAAATGGAATGGCATGATTGAAGAAGCAGGAGGCATGATTGAAGTTTTTGACTATGCCATTAATCCAACGGAATACTATGAAGCGGGTGCCTATGTTAGCCTAACAGCTTTTAAAGAGATGCAAAAGCTTGGTGAGGAACTAGAAGGCAGCGCTAAAGATTAG
- the rnmV gene encoding ribonuclease M5, with protein sequence MKKKISQVIVVEGRDDTANLKRYFDVETYETRGSAINEQDLERIQRLHQRHGVIVFTDPDFNGERIRRMIMTAVPTVQHAFLKRDEAVPKSKTKGRSLGIEHASYEDLKTALEQVTEQFEAESDFDISRSDLIRLGFLAGSDSRKRREYLGESLRIGYSNGKQLLKRLELFGISLAEVEDAMKSYED encoded by the coding sequence ATGAAAAAGAAAATTTCCCAAGTCATCGTAGTCGAAGGGCGTGATGATACGGCCAATCTCAAACGTTATTTTGATGTGGAGACCTATGAGACTCGTGGCTCCGCTATCAATGAGCAAGATCTTGAACGAATCCAACGTCTACACCAACGTCATGGGGTGATTGTCTTTACAGATCCTGACTTTAATGGGGAACGCATTCGCCGGATGATTATGACGGCTGTTCCAACAGTTCAACACGCTTTTCTCAAACGTGATGAGGCAGTGCCAAAGTCCAAGACCAAAGGACGTTCCCTAGGAATCGAACATGCCAGTTATGAAGACTTGAAAACAGCGCTGGAACAAGTCACAGAGCAATTTGAAGCGGAAAGTGACTTTGATATTAGCCGCAGTGACTTGATTCGATTGGGATTTTTGGCTGGATCAGATAGTCGAAAACGCAGAGAATATCTAGGAGAAAGCCTTCGTATTGGTTATTCCAATGGCAAACAACTTCTCAAGCGTTTGGAATTGTTTGGTATCAGTTTAGCTGAAGTTGAAGATGCCATGAAATCTTATGAGGATTGA
- a CDS encoding 3'-5' exoribonuclease YhaM family protein — translation MKISHMKKDELFEGFYLIKSADLRQTRAGKNYLAFTFQDDSGEIEGKLWDAQPHNVETFTAGKVVHMQGRREVYNNTPQVNQITLRLPQPGEPNDPADFKVKSPVDAKEIREYMAQMIFKIENPIWQRIVRNLYTKYDKEFYSYPAAKTNHHAFETGLAYHTATMVRLAEAIADIYPQLNKSLLYAGIMLHDLAKVIELTGPDQTEYTVRGNLIGHIALIDSEITKAVMELGIDDTREEVVLLRHVILSHHGLLEYGSPVRPRVMEAEIIHMIDNLDASMMMMTTALALVDKGEMTNKVFAMDNRSFYKPKLD, via the coding sequence ATGAAGATTAGTCACATGAAGAAAGATGAGCTTTTTGAAGGCTTTTACCTGATCAAGTCAGCTGACTTGAGACAGACACGTGCTGGGAAAAACTACCTAGCCTTCACCTTCCAAGATGATAGTGGAGAAATCGAAGGGAAGCTCTGGGATGCTCAACCCCACAATGTTGAAACCTTTACAGCAGGGAAAGTAGTCCATATGCAAGGTCGTCGTGAAGTGTACAACAATACGCCTCAGGTTAATCAAATCACCCTTCGCTTACCACAACCTGGGGAACCCAATGACCCAGCGGACTTCAAGGTTAAATCTCCAGTAGATGCCAAAGAGATTCGTGAGTATATGGCGCAGATGATTTTTAAAATTGAAAATCCAATTTGGCAGCGAATTGTTCGGAATCTCTACACCAAATATGACAAGGAATTCTACTCCTATCCAGCTGCTAAGACTAACCATCATGCTTTTGAGACAGGTCTTGCTTACCATACTGCCACTATGGTTCGTTTGGCAGAAGCAATTGCAGATATTTATCCTCAGCTCAATAAGAGCTTGCTCTATGCGGGAATTATGTTGCACGACCTTGCCAAGGTTATTGAGTTGACAGGTCCTGACCAGACAGAGTACACAGTAAGAGGAAACCTTATCGGTCATATCGCTCTGATTGATAGCGAAATTACCAAAGCGGTAATGGAACTTGGCATTGATGATACCAGAGAAGAGGTTGTACTTCTTCGCCATGTCATTCTCAGTCATCATGGTCTCCTTGAGTATGGTAGTCCAGTTCGTCCTCGAGTGATGGAAGCAGAAATTATTCATATGATTGATAATTTGGATGCCAGCATGATGATGATGACAACAGCTCTGGCCCTTGTTGATAAGGGAGAAATGACCAATAAAGTATTTGCTATGGACAATCGTTCCTTCTACAAGCCAAAATTAGACTAG
- a CDS encoding thiamine diphosphokinase: MNECKLSENNWTKVAVFAGGDCGHYRIDFDCFVGVDRGSLWVLEEELPLTIAVGDFDSVTVEERQLIQKRAHHFVQAQPEKDDTDLELALLTVFEKDPQARVTIFGALGGRIDHMLANVFLPSNPKLAPYMRQIEIEDGQNLISYCPEGTSQLEPRSDYDYLAFMPVRDSRLTILGAKYELTEENFFFKKVYASNEYIDREVSVTCPDGYVVVLHSKDRR, translated from the coding sequence ATGAACGAGTGCAAGCTCTCCGAAAACAACTGGACTAAAGTTGCAGTTTTTGCTGGTGGAGACTGTGGACATTATAGGATAGATTTTGATTGCTTTGTCGGTGTGGACCGTGGCTCACTCTGGGTACTGGAGGAAGAACTTCCTCTTACTATAGCCGTTGGGGATTTTGATTCTGTGACTGTAGAAGAACGTCAGTTGATTCAAAAGCGTGCTCATCACTTTGTCCAAGCCCAGCCAGAAAAAGATGATACGGATCTGGAATTAGCACTTTTAACGGTTTTTGAAAAGGATCCTCAAGCTCGAGTGACCATTTTTGGTGCCCTAGGTGGTCGCATCGACCATATGCTGGCCAATGTCTTTCTGCCTAGCAATCCTAAATTGGCGCCCTATATGCGTCAAATAGAGATTGAGGATGGGCAAAATTTGATTAGCTATTGCCCAGAAGGGACCAGTCAGCTAGAACCACGTTCGGACTATGATTATTTGGCCTTTATGCCTGTGAGGGATAGTCGTTTGACAATACTCGGTGCCAAGTATGAACTGACAGAGGAGAATTTTTTCTTTAAGAAAGTTTACGCTTCTAACGAATATATAGATAGGGAAGTGTCAGTGACTTGCCCAGATGGCTATGTGGTTGTCTTGCATAGCAAGGACAGGAGGTAG
- the rpe gene encoding ribulose-phosphate 3-epimerase encodes MSQYKIAPSILAADYANFEREIKRLEETGAEYAHIDIMDGHFVPQISFGAGVVESLRPHSKMVFDCHLMVSNPEHHLEDFVRAGADIISIHVEATPHIHGALQKIRSLGVKPSVVINPGTPVEVIKHVLHLVDQVLVMTVNPGFGGQAFLPETMDKIRELVTLREEKDLNFEIEVDGGIDDKTIAQAKEAGATVFVAGSYVFKGDVNERVQALRKQLD; translated from the coding sequence ATGTCTCAATACAAGATTGCTCCGTCAATTCTGGCAGCAGATTATGCCAACTTTGAACGTGAAATTAAACGCCTAGAAGAAACTGGGGCAGAATATGCCCATATCGATATCATGGATGGTCACTTTGTGCCACAAATCAGCTTTGGTGCAGGTGTGGTCGAAAGCCTTCGCCCCCATAGCAAGATGGTTTTTGATTGCCACTTGATGGTCTCTAATCCTGAACACCATCTAGAAGATTTTGTGCGTGCAGGGGCGGATATCATCAGCATTCACGTAGAGGCAACACCTCATATCCATGGCGCTCTTCAAAAGATTCGTTCTCTCGGTGTTAAACCTTCGGTTGTTATCAATCCTGGAACACCTGTTGAGGTTATCAAGCACGTGCTTCACTTAGTTGATCAAGTCTTGGTCATGACGGTTAACCCTGGATTTGGTGGACAAGCCTTTTTGCCAGAAACCATGGATAAGATTCGTGAGTTGGTGACCCTTCGCGAGGAAAAAGATTTGAACTTTGAAATTGAAGTCGATGGCGGGATTGATGATAAAACGATTGCTCAAGCCAAGGAAGCTGGTGCAACAGTTTTTGTAGCAGGATCCTATGTCTTTAAGGGAGATGTCAATGAACGAGTGCAAGCTCTCCGAAAACAACTGGACTAA
- a CDS encoding dimethyladenosine transferase, protein MANRSYIYLKNRDEARILTEGIYTIPYFWQLFWDEEDLKAPIALWETAEKLEEDEEQAERFYQEQNVAILLSIEKFQQNALKNRSFLEENAPQSVQLYDAFVRYILANVKDGDVLGFDPLDVVFMDQVSVVSDKLLKNIRAIRENQPKDLDFSLTEKNLIGLAMGFPDYYASELLPEDNILDSVAYQDELKKTNPQEDKKVLDMTGSDSKGNKPRVLLVFWILLALGIMWVLYIIFS, encoded by the coding sequence ATGGCAAATAGAAGTTATATTTACTTAAAAAACAGAGATGAAGCTCGTATCTTAACAGAAGGCATCTACACAATACCCTATTTTTGGCAATTGTTTTGGGATGAAGAAGATTTAAAAGCTCCGATTGCTCTCTGGGAAACAGCAGAAAAACTGGAAGAAGATGAAGAGCAAGCAGAAAGATTTTACCAAGAGCAGAATGTAGCTATCTTGCTTTCTATTGAAAAATTCCAGCAGAATGCCCTCAAAAACCGATCTTTTTTAGAAGAAAATGCCCCGCAATCCGTGCAACTATATGATGCCTTTGTTCGTTATATTCTTGCAAACGTAAAAGATGGTGATGTGCTCGGATTTGATCCTTTAGATGTTGTTTTTATGGACCAAGTGTCTGTTGTTTCTGATAAACTGTTAAAAAATATACGGGCTATTCGGGAAAATCAACCCAAAGATTTAGATTTTTCTTTGACTGAAAAGAACTTAATTGGTCTTGCTATGGGTTTTCCTGACTATTATGCTTCAGAATTATTGCCAGAAGACAATATTCTAGATTCGGTTGCCTATCAGGATGAACTGAAGAAAACGAACCCCCAAGAAGATAAGAAAGTGCTTGATATGACTGGATCTGATTCAAAAGGGAACAAGCCTCGTGTTCTTTTAGTGTTTTGGATTTTGTTGGCACTAGGAATTATGTGGGTTTTATATATTATTTTTAGCTAA